The following coding sequences lie in one Capsicum annuum cultivar UCD-10X-F1 chromosome 5, UCD10Xv1.1, whole genome shotgun sequence genomic window:
- the LOC107870629 gene encoding F-box protein SKIP14, which yields MALNFSHRPIFPAHISEDNLISPMRIVNGCLVEGVPEKNVENFAWSRHVWRESHEGFDYGYGGERVEKYDSSESVSEDIIDLLPADPFGMDISTTITAITGWLEDLEVDYGGCRRNHAGPSNEDYGLLAGFNFIWNDSMRFQSFPSSHILSDDKLNRGDPVNWLIGERVMRDALAHVGLGSACNVGDTAGFNNVGSGSFQPQIMETGAGATSCSGEDERTPHEALFFALGYLGVKDLLTVESVCRSLRLTVKNDPLLWRSIHIEKPLAEISDDVLLQLTSRAQGNLHCLSLLECTRITDDGLRRVLDSNPRLTKLSVPACTRLSIEGIVNMLKSFNCQRGIMGIKHLRIGGLYGVTHEHVEELKFLLGVDSQAQQIVYEPHFFSRRNIYRLSDDNQAIDVQICPVCEKMRLVYDCPAEGCQVKDQATQECRACSLCISRCSECGRCINNTEYEETFCLELLCSDCFKQPLKCEDEREGGGAGSCEGDQSVTTWE from the exons ATGGCATTAAATTTTTCACATCGCCCCATATTTCCGGCACATATATCTGAGGATAATTTGATATCGCCAATGAGAATTGTTAATGGGTGTTTAGTGGAGGGTGTTCCAGAGAAGAATGTGGAGAATTTTGCTTGGTCGAGACATGTCTGGCGAGAATCGCATGAGGGATTTGATTATGGTTATGGGGGGGAAAGGGTAGAGAAGTATGATTCTTCGGAGTCAGTATCTGAGGATATCATTGACCTTCTCCCTGCTGATCCATTTGGTATGGATATAAGCACCACTATCACAGCCATTACTGGTTGGCTTGAGGATTTGGAAGTTGATTATGGAGGATGTAGGAGAAACCATGCTGGTCCAAGTAATGAGGACTATGGTTTACTTGcgggttttaattttatttggaaCGATTCTATGAGGTTCCAATCATTCCCTAGTAGTCACATTCTGTCTGATGACAAATTGAATAGAGGTGATCCAGTGAATTGGCTTATCGGGGAGAGAGTTATGAGGGACGCCTTGGCCCATGTTGGTCTTGGCTCAGCTTGCAATGTGGGGGACACTGCAGGGTtcaataatgtaggttcaggcaGTTTTCAGCCCCAGATCATGGAAACAGGGGCTGGTGCGACATCTTGCTCTGGTGAAGATGAAAGAACCCCTCACGAGGCTTTATTTTTTGCTCTTGGTTACCTTGGAGTGAAGGATCTTTTGACTGTAGAAAGTGTTTGTAGGTCCTTGCGGCTTACTGTCAAAAATGATCCTCTATTATGGAGGAGCATTCACATTGAAAAACCATTGGCTGAGATCAGTGACGATGTCCTCTTGCAATTGACTAGCAGGGCTCAAGGTAACTTACACTGCTTGAGTTTGTTAGAGTGCACTCGCATCACAGATGACGGTTTGAGGCGGGTACTTGACTCTAATCCGCGTTTGACAAAG CTATCGGTTCCTGCATGTACAAGACTCAGTATTGAGGGCATTGTAAATATGTTGAAGTCTTTTAACTGTCAAAGAGGTATAATGGGTATAAAGCACCTGAGAATTGGCGGTCTTTATGGAGTGACTCATGAACATGTTGAAGAACTGAAGTTCCTTCTAGGTGTAGATAGCCAGGCGCAGCAAATTGTTTACGAACCCCATTTCTTTTCTCGAAGGAATATTTATCGTTTATCTGATGACAATCAGGCTATTGATGTTCAAATATGCCCTGTATGTGAAAAAATGAGGTTGGTCTATGATTGTCCTGCAGAGGGTTGCCAAGTGAAAGATCAAGCTACTCAAGAATGTAGGGCCTGCTCACTTTGCATTTCACGGTGCAGTGAATGTGGCAGATGTATAAATAACACTGAATATGAGGAAACTTTTTGTTTGGAATTGCTTTGCTCTGATTGCTTTAAGCAGCCTTTGAAGTGCGAAGATGAGCGGGAGGGAGGAGGGGCTGGTTCTTGTGAAGGAGATCAAAGTGTGACCACTTGGGAGTAA